The following are from one region of the Mycolicibacterium diernhoferi genome:
- a CDS encoding ABC transporter permease, translating into MRVRTIGPPIAGGIAGVVTLTLIWTALSANSTAARFPSIPAIFEAVVDNFDTAPILAYTTFGVGGVWSNVLWTAQNVLLGVATGLVIGFGTGLALARVGWFNRLGKLPVAILGTVPVLAVLPFLTLWFGSSALATNGLVIFFTALTVASTVQSAATAAEIRYADYAATLGISRRRATISVILPALVPSTIGVVRAAAAFGWGFQCIAEVLGGSQGAGRLIRSFSDATQTAGAIGVLIAVGCVAVFVDALIGLAGRWIVRWNE; encoded by the coding sequence ATGCGGGTCAGGACAATCGGTCCTCCCATTGCGGGCGGGATCGCCGGGGTCGTCACGCTCACCCTGATCTGGACGGCACTGTCAGCCAACAGCACGGCAGCGCGGTTCCCGAGCATTCCGGCCATCTTCGAAGCGGTCGTCGACAACTTCGATACGGCGCCGATTCTGGCCTACACCACATTTGGTGTGGGAGGTGTCTGGTCCAACGTGCTGTGGACCGCACAGAATGTGCTTCTCGGCGTGGCAACCGGCCTCGTCATAGGGTTCGGTACGGGCCTGGCCTTGGCCCGGGTCGGATGGTTCAACCGGCTGGGAAAGCTACCCGTGGCGATCCTCGGTACGGTGCCGGTCCTTGCCGTCCTGCCGTTCCTCACACTGTGGTTCGGCAGCTCCGCGTTGGCGACCAACGGTCTGGTCATCTTCTTCACGGCGCTCACCGTTGCGAGCACCGTCCAGTCCGCAGCGACCGCGGCGGAGATCAGATATGCCGACTACGCAGCCACACTGGGTATTTCGAGGCGGCGTGCCACGATCTCGGTCATCCTTCCCGCCCTGGTGCCCTCCACCATCGGAGTCGTACGGGCGGCGGCCGCATTCGGGTGGGGTTTTCAGTGCATCGCCGAAGTGCTGGGTGGCAGCCAGGGTGCCGGCCGACTGATCCGATCGTTCTCTGATGCCACCCAGACGGCTGGAGCGATCGGTGTTCTGATCGCCGTCGGATGCGTGGCCGTGTTTGTCGATGCCCTGATCGGACTTGCCGGTCGTTGGATTGTGAGGTGGAACGAATGA
- a CDS encoding M24 family metallopeptidase, translated as MTQTISDHRFTTDRERARRTDALRSAMAVNGLDALVIAGRDDIRYRGRVFYLTDYWQLFADSHVVLTHSAGPILIGGTVWGISQARQSDWIAECRLTGTPGAEIAQVLSEQQLSAARIGIVGLDDGGFAYSHYRELIDGLELAEIVDATEIFEQCRQVNSLESLAAMTDTSACWNSIYAELQQYVQPGITEIQLAAQAHRICREHGVRDPLVVLDSTPFTGATSFGTRKVIEQGDVVTVWIESAGPNGTWLEYRRMYSVGPVAPEYRDAWQIYAEAHQAGVAAMTPGSMASEFVEAVANVFRSGGIELDYTDPADKHRSFHLHGIGTDAIQGVWVSGNDRVLLDNEVVNIHPHRLFRTDQETARFGLFGLTDNIQVTTSGGRWMTNDQQLNSAFIEL; from the coding sequence ATGACGCAGACGATCAGCGATCATCGTTTCACCACAGACCGAGAACGCGCGCGCCGTACCGATGCGCTGCGGTCCGCGATGGCCGTCAATGGACTCGACGCGCTCGTGATCGCCGGGCGCGACGACATCAGGTATCGCGGCAGAGTTTTCTACCTCACCGACTACTGGCAGCTCTTCGCCGATTCGCATGTTGTGTTGACCCACTCGGCGGGCCCGATCTTGATCGGCGGCACCGTCTGGGGCATATCGCAGGCGCGCCAGTCAGATTGGATCGCGGAATGCCGCCTCACCGGGACCCCGGGGGCAGAGATCGCGCAGGTGTTGTCCGAGCAGCAGCTGTCGGCGGCCCGGATCGGGATCGTAGGGCTCGACGACGGCGGATTCGCCTACAGCCACTACCGCGAACTCATCGATGGGTTGGAGCTAGCAGAGATCGTCGATGCCACAGAGATTTTCGAGCAGTGCCGACAGGTAAACAGTCTTGAGTCCCTCGCCGCCATGACCGACACCTCCGCGTGCTGGAACTCGATATATGCCGAACTCCAGCAGTACGTGCAACCCGGCATCACCGAGATCCAGCTGGCGGCCCAGGCTCACCGGATATGTCGTGAGCACGGGGTCCGCGATCCCCTGGTGGTCCTGGATTCGACACCGTTTACCGGCGCCACATCCTTCGGGACCAGGAAAGTGATCGAGCAGGGCGATGTGGTCACCGTTTGGATCGAATCGGCCGGCCCCAACGGGACTTGGCTGGAGTACCGGCGGATGTACTCGGTCGGCCCGGTCGCCCCGGAGTACCGGGACGCGTGGCAAATCTACGCGGAGGCCCATCAGGCCGGCGTCGCGGCGATGACCCCGGGTTCGATGGCGAGCGAGTTCGTCGAAGCCGTGGCCAATGTATTCCGTTCTGGAGGAATCGAACTCGACTACACAGACCCGGCCGACAAGCACCGCTCGTTTCATCTTCACGGTATAGGCACAGACGCTATCCAGGGCGTCTGGGTCAGCGGGAACGACAGGGTTCTCCTGGACAACGAGGTCGTCAACATCCACCCGCACCGGCTGTTCCGGACGGACCAGGAAACCGCCAGGTTCGGACTCTTCGGACTCACCGACAACATCCAGGTGACCACCAGTGGTGGCAGATGGATGACCAACGATCAACAACTCAACAGCGCATTCATCGAACTCTGA
- a CDS encoding ABC transporter ATP-binding protein, translated as MTVEIGSGYTAGVEVRLPAIEVANVSKQFRLESGEVVNSVNSVSFRVEPGEFICVIGPSGHGKSTLLNMIAGFIPPTDGTITVGGTPVTKPGPDRGVVFQRDTLFLWKTVAQNIEFGLSARGVPKSERKVIVAELLKIIGLEKFANAWPKQLSGGMRRRVAIAAVFANKPEVLLMDEPFVGIDYLRLAQLHEVLLDLWQEGEKRAVFMVTHDIDEALTLADRIFVIKHGSLALDMRVDLPRPRRTDAITGPAANQLRRQLLEEFSR; from the coding sequence ATGACGGTCGAGATCGGATCCGGATACACCGCGGGTGTGGAAGTGCGACTCCCAGCGATCGAGGTGGCGAACGTCTCCAAGCAGTTCCGGTTGGAGTCGGGGGAGGTGGTCAACAGTGTCAACTCGGTGTCGTTTCGCGTCGAGCCCGGCGAGTTCATCTGCGTGATCGGGCCGTCAGGGCACGGGAAGTCCACGCTACTCAACATGATCGCCGGCTTCATTCCGCCGACCGACGGCACCATCACTGTGGGCGGCACCCCGGTGACCAAGCCGGGACCCGACCGCGGGGTGGTCTTCCAGCGGGACACGCTGTTTCTCTGGAAGACCGTGGCGCAGAACATCGAATTCGGATTGTCTGCCCGGGGTGTCCCGAAGAGTGAGCGCAAGGTCATCGTTGCCGAGTTGCTCAAGATCATCGGGCTGGAAAAGTTTGCGAACGCCTGGCCGAAGCAGTTGTCGGGTGGAATGCGGCGCAGAGTGGCGATTGCCGCGGTATTCGCCAACAAGCCCGAGGTGCTGCTGATGGACGAGCCGTTCGTCGGCATCGATTATCTCCGGCTCGCCCAGTTACACGAGGTGCTGCTCGACCTGTGGCAAGAGGGCGAGAAGCGGGCCGTGTTCATGGTCACGCACGATATCGACGAAGCACTGACCCTCGCGGACCGCATTTTCGTGATCAAGCACGGCAGTCTGGCTCTCGACATGCGGGTGGACCTCCCGCGGCCACGTCGCACCGACGCCATCACCGGACCCGCGGCCAACCAACTGCGCAGGCAGCTTCTCGAGGAGTTCTCGCGATGA
- a CDS encoding ABC transporter substrate-binding protein, whose translation MKLTTRRGISRPVSFAACVALSGALVACSGDAGSKAPAAAGPSTVTDNALLEQYGVGIPQEVVNIGMLPYADNMMLSIGMAKNWFEEVGIDVGPQKFASISDEQQIPLTLNGDYDVVAAYGPNMVRNAEGAPSIKVFNFIDVTSGLAILAAPGSGKSSVSDLMGDGMNFEDAVTSVMNDMKGSRFATDDIGAHRSFLDALYGISGFSQGDFGNVAVVDDSQTLLLARGGKLDYAKPIGAVQTAELIEGGWYPVIGLQDLIENLPAGDPRAVSGLGHVGHAADEKWIEENHDTMLRVSSVAYRIVDAVLADIDNGTTDAIDSLVPVIESAASVDTSADALRIVFEDIGPFASFEDQADWWVNVDSPYYYKATYNQQVKAAQDAGVIKNAELDASDFIIADDVYKELVDYKEQYDALLPEAQGLSGDQAKLAELAATQYAHRNYLDAARILQAAVK comes from the coding sequence ATGAAGCTCACGACTCGCCGCGGCATATCGCGTCCGGTCTCGTTCGCAGCATGTGTCGCGTTGTCCGGAGCGCTCGTCGCGTGCTCGGGCGATGCGGGCAGCAAGGCGCCCGCCGCTGCGGGCCCCAGCACTGTCACGGACAACGCACTGCTCGAGCAGTACGGCGTCGGCATACCGCAAGAAGTCGTCAACATCGGCATGCTGCCCTACGCCGACAACATGATGTTGTCCATCGGCATGGCCAAGAATTGGTTCGAAGAGGTCGGTATCGATGTCGGACCACAGAAGTTCGCCAGTATCTCCGACGAACAGCAGATACCACTGACCCTCAACGGCGACTATGACGTGGTAGCCGCCTACGGCCCCAACATGGTCCGTAACGCGGAGGGCGCACCGTCGATCAAGGTATTCAACTTCATCGACGTCACCAGTGGACTGGCGATTCTCGCCGCACCGGGCTCCGGCAAATCCTCGGTGTCGGACCTCATGGGAGACGGCATGAACTTTGAGGATGCCGTCACCAGCGTCATGAACGATATGAAGGGATCACGGTTCGCCACCGACGATATCGGCGCACACCGCAGCTTTCTGGACGCTCTCTACGGAATCAGCGGATTCTCCCAGGGCGACTTCGGAAACGTCGCCGTGGTCGACGACTCTCAGACCCTGCTGCTGGCCCGCGGCGGAAAGCTGGACTACGCCAAGCCGATCGGCGCCGTCCAGACCGCGGAGTTGATCGAGGGCGGGTGGTACCCGGTGATCGGCCTTCAAGACCTGATCGAGAATCTGCCCGCCGGTGACCCCCGCGCGGTCTCCGGCCTCGGCCATGTCGGGCACGCGGCCGACGAGAAGTGGATCGAAGAGAACCACGACACGATGTTGAGGGTGTCATCGGTGGCGTATCGGATCGTCGACGCGGTCCTCGCGGATATCGACAACGGCACCACCGACGCCATCGACTCACTGGTCCCGGTCATCGAGAGCGCCGCATCCGTGGACACCTCGGCCGACGCCCTGCGGATCGTGTTCGAGGACATCGGCCCGTTCGCATCCTTCGAAGACCAGGCCGACTGGTGGGTGAACGTCGACTCCCCCTATTACTACAAGGCGACCTACAACCAGCAGGTCAAAGCCGCACAGGACGCCGGGGTCATCAAGAACGCCGAGCTGGACGCCTCCGACTTCATCATCGCTGACGACGTCTACAAGGAGCTCGTCGACTACAAGGAGCAGTACGACGCACTGCTGCCCGAAGCCCAGGGGCTGTCCGGAGATCAGGCCAAGCTTGCCGAGCTCGCTGCGACCCAGTACGCACACCGCAACTACCTCGACGCCGCCCGCATCCTCCAGGCTGCGGTCAAGTGA
- a CDS encoding amidase: MHDHIRHHAIAEQVRALRSHETTARDLAAGVRRDVEQAEQRIHAWVALAPDIETQADAVDAEPACLPLAGISVGVKDIIDVAGLPTRAGTVLSSPEPAASDAACVSALRSLGAVIQGKTVTTEFAYLNPGPTRNPHSQDHTPGGSSSGSAAAVGAGTIPVALGSQTAGSLTRPAAYCGTAGMVLPPGSVDMSGILGLSPSLDALGVLTRTVADLRYVHRAFTRCASDPERPRSNGVRLWDGRELADIAPAMSGLVGAVPGILDAIGFESRPLEWADDVRRLTDDHLDVMSYEALRERAHEYRAHSAQLSEPLLELLRAGEEVSAQRYASVLRYRDDARARLSDHLGADTLIVGPATPGPAPAGLHATGVSVLSRAWQLLGLPVVVVPGAQTPSGLPLGLQIIGLPGSESAMLDLGIQLEQALRSRQLFR; encoded by the coding sequence GTGCACGACCACATCCGTCACCACGCGATCGCCGAGCAGGTTCGGGCGCTACGGTCACATGAGACCACGGCGCGTGATCTCGCGGCCGGTGTTCGCCGAGATGTTGAACAAGCAGAACAACGGATTCATGCCTGGGTCGCACTGGCTCCGGACATCGAAACGCAGGCAGACGCGGTGGACGCTGAGCCGGCGTGTCTGCCGCTGGCCGGGATATCGGTGGGCGTCAAAGACATCATCGACGTGGCGGGCCTGCCCACGCGCGCGGGTACGGTACTGTCCAGCCCCGAACCCGCCGCCTCTGATGCGGCGTGTGTGAGTGCACTACGGTCGCTGGGTGCGGTGATCCAAGGTAAGACGGTCACAACGGAATTCGCGTATCTGAACCCCGGCCCCACCCGTAATCCCCACTCGCAGGACCACACTCCAGGCGGATCCTCGAGCGGGTCCGCTGCGGCAGTCGGTGCCGGAACGATTCCGGTGGCCCTCGGGAGCCAAACGGCAGGATCCCTCACCCGGCCCGCGGCGTACTGCGGGACGGCTGGGATGGTGCTGCCACCCGGTTCCGTGGACATGTCCGGAATCCTGGGCCTGAGCCCCAGTCTGGACGCCCTGGGCGTGTTGACTCGGACCGTCGCCGACCTGCGCTACGTGCACCGCGCCTTCACCAGGTGTGCCTCCGATCCGGAGCGGCCCCGGTCGAACGGCGTGCGGCTATGGGATGGTCGCGAGCTCGCCGATATTGCTCCTGCGATGTCAGGACTCGTCGGGGCGGTACCCGGGATTCTTGACGCTATCGGTTTCGAATCCCGGCCTCTGGAATGGGCCGACGACGTCCGCCGGCTGACCGATGACCATCTGGACGTGATGTCCTACGAAGCACTACGAGAGCGTGCCCACGAGTACCGCGCCCATTCCGCACAGCTCAGCGAGCCACTGCTCGAACTTCTTCGGGCCGGTGAAGAAGTATCGGCGCAGCGGTATGCGTCGGTGCTGAGGTACCGCGACGACGCCCGGGCCCGTCTGTCCGACCATTTGGGGGCGGACACACTGATCGTCGGTCCGGCCACGCCGGGGCCTGCTCCGGCGGGCCTGCACGCGACGGGTGTTTCCGTGCTCAGCCGAGCCTGGCAACTGCTCGGACTACCCGTGGTGGTGGTCCCCGGTGCGCAGACCCCGTCGGGCCTACCGCTGGGGCTGCAGATCATCGGTCTGCCGGGATCTGAATCGGCGATGCTCGATCTCGGCATCCAGTTGGAGCAAGCGCTTCGGTCTCGTCAACTTTTTCGGTAG
- a CDS encoding IclR family transcriptional regulator, which translates to MTGTTHRIAEIIERIAEEPLSVAELAEDFDVHRSSMFRQLKSLEQVGYVHRREDARFVVGAKLIALARLSFDDVDLRRAGYRHVRRLHAKIGHTIQLVSLIGDSLIYVDKVESASGVGMYSRIGREAPAYCSGVGKVILAAVDPYRREAILDSVPWKQFTPNTFTNRAQLDEALELAAERGWAVDDRELDMLINCLAVPISRPSGIVGAVSVTAVSSVEDIEALMKYLPLLQDTARAIEVELG; encoded by the coding sequence ATGACGGGAACAACACACCGCATCGCGGAGATCATCGAACGCATCGCGGAGGAACCGCTGTCAGTGGCGGAACTCGCGGAAGATTTTGACGTCCACCGGTCGTCGATGTTCCGGCAATTGAAGTCACTGGAACAGGTGGGTTATGTCCATCGGCGCGAGGACGCCCGGTTTGTGGTGGGCGCGAAGCTGATCGCGCTCGCCCGATTGAGTTTCGACGACGTGGACCTGCGCCGGGCCGGCTACCGGCATGTGCGGAGACTGCACGCCAAGATCGGACACACCATTCAGCTGGTCAGTCTGATCGGGGACAGCCTGATCTACGTCGACAAAGTCGAGAGTGCATCGGGCGTCGGCATGTACTCCCGCATCGGCCGCGAAGCCCCGGCCTACTGCAGTGGGGTCGGCAAGGTCATCCTGGCAGCGGTCGACCCCTATCGCCGGGAGGCGATCTTGGACTCCGTTCCGTGGAAACAGTTCACCCCCAACACTTTCACCAACAGGGCGCAGCTCGACGAAGCACTGGAGTTGGCCGCCGAACGTGGCTGGGCGGTGGACGATCGAGAACTGGACATGTTGATCAACTGTCTTGCTGTGCCGATCTCCAGACCGTCGGGGATCGTCGGCGCAGTATCGGTCACGGCCGTGTCCAGCGTCGAAGACATCGAGGCACTGATGAAGTACCTTCCCCTACTCCAGGACACCGCGCGCGCAATCGAGGTCGAACTAGGGTGA